A genome region from Megalobrama amblycephala isolate DHTTF-2021 linkage group LG16, ASM1881202v1, whole genome shotgun sequence includes the following:
- the arfip2a gene encoding LOW QUALITY PROTEIN: arfaptin-2a (The sequence of the model RefSeq protein was modified relative to this genomic sequence to represent the inferred CDS: deleted 1 base in 1 codon), protein MTDSILSKAATMEIPINSNGDTRTAEDDSLEQGAQIGGSLDEIVGTLPVAMDLQQVMVSGPNLNETSIVSGGYGGAAEGIIPTSSIKGPAVRFNPEYFDRRCGNTPKPDIRSKSRGITHSHSAASRIANQPGHYPAPSMHHSNSNPMMSEEATRGVAVEKFDSVKKWSINTYKCTKQMFSERFGRGTKTVDLELEAQIDVLRETKLKYERILRLARELTNHFYNMVQTQQALGDTFADLSQKSPELQDEFGYNAETQRLLCKNGETLLGAINFFVSSINTLVNKTMEDTLMTIKMYENARLEFDAYRTDLEELSVGPRDAAAMVRIEMAQQQYQIHKDKYERLRSDVTIKLKFLEENKVKVMHKQLLLFHNAISAYFAGNQQQLEQTLRQFNVKLKPPGSDKPSWLEEQ, encoded by the exons ATGACAGACAGTATTTTGAGCAAAGCCGCCACTATGGAAATACCCATCAACAGCAATGGGGACACCAGGACGGCAGAGGATGACAGTCTTGAGCAG GGTGCACAGATTGGTGGGAGCTTAGATGAAATTGTAGGCACACTGCCAGTGGCCATG GACTTGCAGCAGGTGATGGTGTCTGGACCAAACCTGAATGAAACCAGCATTGTTTCTGGAGGCTACGGAGGGGCAGCAGAGGGCATCATACCCACCAGCTCCATCAAAG GACCAGCCGTTCGTTTCAACCCGGAGTATTTTGACAGAAGATGTGGTAACACGCCCAAACCAG aCATCCGCTCCAAATCCAGGGGTATCACTCACAGCCATTCAGCCGCCAGT CGGATAGCAAACCAGCCAGGACATTACCCAG CTCCCAGCATGCACCACAGCAACAGCAACCCAATGATGTCAGAGGAGGCCACAAGAGGAGTAGCTGTAGAGAAATTTGACAGTGTGAAAAAGTGGAGCATTAACACATACAAG TGCACAAAACAGATGTTTTCGGAGCGCTTCGGCCGTGGCACAAAGACGGTGGACCTGGAGCTTGAGGCTCAGATCGATGTGCTAAGAGAGACTAAGCTGAAGTACGAGCGTATTCTGAGACTAGCACGTGAGCTCACCAACCACTTCTACAACATGGTGCAGACTCAGCAGGCTCTTGGGGACACTTTTGCTGATCTTAGCCAAAAATCCCCAGAATTGCAG GATGAGTTTGGCTATAATGCAGAGACACAAAGACTGCTATGCAAGAATGGAGAGACGCTTCTAGGTGCCATCAATTTCTTTGTGTCCAGCATTAATACGCTAGTCAACAAAACCATGGAGGACACGCTCATGACCATCAAGATGTATGAGAATGCAAG ACTGGAATTCGATGCCTATAGGACAGACCTGGAGGAGTTGAGCGTGGGTCCGCGGGACGCTGCAGCCATGGTGCGCATTGAGATGGCTCAACAGCAGTACCAGATCCACAAAGACAAGTATGAACGACTGCGCAGTGATGTCACCATCAAACTCAAGTTTTTGGAGGAGAATAAG GTAAAGGTGATGCACAAACAGCTCCTTCTGTTTCATAATGCTATCTCGGCGTATTTCGCTGGAAATCAGCAGCAGCTGGAACAGACTCTCAGACAGTTCAACGTGAAGTTGAAGCCACCGGGTTCTGACAAGCCGTCTTGGCTTGAGGAACAGTGA